A single Aspergillus chevalieri M1 DNA, chromosome 3, nearly complete sequence DNA region contains:
- a CDS encoding uncharacterized protein (InterPro:IPR024206,IPR009101;~PFAM:PF11410;~SECRETED:SignalP(1-17)), with product MKLSILASLFLAGSAIAAGTTVEKRGSPTIDDNQPCQSDSKTDYCKSGLCIQEPNQPSGTCRPKGQQN from the exons ATGAAGCTCTCCATCCTCgcctccctcttcctcgccggCTCTGCCATCGCCGCTGGCACCACTGTTGAGAAGCGTGGTTCCCCGACC ATCGACGACAACCAGCCCTGCCAGTCCGACAGCAAGACTGACTACTGCAAGAGCGGTCTCTGCATC CAAGAGCCCAACCAGCCCTCGGGCACCTGCCGCCCTAAGGGCCAGCAGAACTAA